The Anguilla anguilla isolate fAngAng1 chromosome 2, fAngAng1.pri, whole genome shotgun sequence genome contains the following window.
TACTGCTTCAAAGCGCCAACTGTACCAAATACAGAAAAGAATCACAATCAGGAGTTAGAATCAGAgtcactgacagacacacagcgtAGGCAGGAGTTAGAATCAGAgtcactgacagacacacagcgtAGGCAGGAGTTAGAATCAGAgtcactgacagacacacagcgtAGGCAGGAGTTAGAATCAGAgtcactgacagacacacagcgtAGGCAGGAGTTAGAATCAGAgtcactgacagacacacagcgtAGGCAGGAGTTAGAATCAGAgtcactgacagacacacagcgtAGGCAGGAGTTAGAATCAGAgtcactgacagacacacagcgtAGGCAGGAGTTAGAATCAGAgtcactgacagacacacagcgtAGGCAGTGAGTATGTGAAcatgcgtgtgagtatgtgtgcatgcgtgtgagggcgtgtgagtatgtgcatgcgtgtgagtgcgtgtgcatgcatgtgagtgcgtgtgagtgcgtgtgcatgcgtgtgagggcgtgtgagtatgtgcatgcgtgtgagtgcgtgtgagtatgtgcatgcgtgtgagtgcgtgtatgcgtgtgagtgcatgtgcatgcgtgtgagtgcatgtgagtgcgtgtgagtatgtgcatgcgtgtgagtgcgtgtgagtatgtgcacatgcgtgtaaggacgtgtgagtatgtgtgcatgcgtgtgagtgcgtgtgagtatgtgtgcatgcgtgtgagggCGTGTGAGTACGTGCACATGCGTGTAAAAGGGGTTGCAGGAGTTGGAGCACTTAAGTGGACAACTCTAATAAAATGAAACCATCGCAGGCCTGAAAGTGACACATCAAAGCAAAGTGGAACCGCACAAGCCGTTTGATCTCTCcctgttttccctctctccctccctccctctcagtccttccctccctctccctccctccctctcagtccttccctctctctccctccctccctctcagtccttccctctctctccctccctccctctcagtccttccctctctctccctccctccctctcagtccttccctctctctccctccctccctctcagtccttccctccctctccctcccagtccttccctccctctccctccctccctctcagtccttccctccctctccctccctccctctcagtccttccctccctctccctccctccctctcagtccttccctccctctccctccctccctctcagtccttccctccctctccctccctccctctcagtccttccctccctctccctccctccctctcagtccttccctccctctccctccctccctctcagtccttccctccctctccctccctccctctcagtccttccctccttctccctccctccctctcagtccttccctccctctccctccctccctctcagtccttccctccctctccctccctccctctcagtccttccctccctctccctccctccctctcagtccttccctccctctccctccctccctctcagtccttccctccctctctttattAAAGATCTTGTCTGGCTGGCTTGACTCCTTTCACACTCGGCTCTTTAAAAGATTGAGCGgttcagaagggggggggggggagtttggaAGGAGGGGAACACACTCACCTGTCTCCAGCGGCCGGAAGAATCCCTGCAGAACATGTCTGTCTGGAAACTGGATCCTCACCACCACctgcagagccaatcagagagctctAAATTAACACCACCACctgctgagccaatcagagagctctAAATTAACACCACCACCTGCTGAGCCAATCGGAGAGCTTTAAATTAACACCACCACCTGCTGAGCCAATCGGAGAGCTCTAAATTAAAACCACCACCTGcaaagccaatcagagagctccaAATTAACACCACAACCTGCAGACCCAATCAAAGAGCTCCAAATTGACACCACCGCCtgcagagccaatcagaaaacCCAAATTAACACCACCACCTttagagccaatcagagggctCCAAAATCATCCACCTAAACACCACCACTTAGCACTCCTCACAACCACCTCTAGATCCAATCAGAGAGATCAAAATTAACATCACAAACTGCGGATCCAATCAGAGAGCTTCAAATTAACACCATTAGctgcagagccaatcagagcccttCAAATTACCCACCTATACAACACCActtaaaaaacattgaaaatggcTCAACTAACCAGAATCTGAACCATGTCCCATCAGAGTTTGGGTCCCATACAGCTTTATTGATCATGACCATTTGAACTTCACTCAGCTGGCTGGTGCACTCTTCCGTatggccagcaggggtcgctgcgGCTCTGAATAAATTTACCACTAATTGAGCTGTAGGAGGGGTGTGAGCTGGGAACGCCACACCAGCTGGGGGGACGGGCAGGCGGGGCGTGACCAtgcagggcagggggggtggggcagggagcAGGACAGGGTCGGGGCCTCACCTTGGGGTACCTCTCTATCTTCTCCCTCATCCGACTCTCCCTCAGCGCTTTGGTCATCAGTGGAGCCTCCTCCAGCAACTTCCTGTCGggggtgaggagaggagagaaacagcGACACAGGGCATTTTACCAGGAACCATGAATAAATAAGATGAACAGCTCactaaccctttgaagaggagatttagaatggttttttttccccagtgttctagaactgcacCGCTTTTAGCCAGCggcggtgattgtgacatcagcattagaacgttcaggggagaacattctaatcacatgtttgtgacctcactcCCTGAAGGGTTAAAGCAGCTCCCCTGGGTGAGTACGGGACAGCAGCTGACCTCCGCAGACCTGGGAGACGAACACAAGCTTCCGCTCCATTTAGCACACTGCTCCAATTAAAGACGGGACACCAGACGCCTAGAACATTCCGCCAAGCGTAACGGTCTCCATAAAACTTTCACTGCACATAAGGATTTTGCATGCCAGCACCAGGGATGTGAACGGCACACATTTCTGACCGTCGACTTGTTGCTGTCTGAAAAGGGCAATTACAGactagttgtttttttttaaccgtttGATGCAGGGTGCATGCTTCTTCACTCAACGCAcaaccttccaaaaaaaaaaaaacttttcctcacatttctccctcccttctctttcaaagtctcagtttcagagaaaacctGCAAATGTATCGTATGGCGTTATCGCCGCGGAGTTCTAAGCCTGTCGTTTCCATCACTACAGCGCCCGCCCTGAAGACGActgcagtgaattaattttgcGTGATTATACGTGTGTAAGTAAGTTTCGATAGCACTTTCGATTGGGAAACTCGTATCAAGCGCTGGTTATTCAGTTGCTGAACTGTATTCTGGAGTAGTGGGCGACACGTTCGCACCTGAGTAAAAGCACCTGTTTTGTATTTCTCAAGGGGCTCGTGTTGGCTCAACCTTGACTGTATTTCTTGACTGAGTCAAAGGTCACTTATTTTAACGCAGTTAGTTCACGCCCAAATATTTAGGGAAGTCGCAGAAGGAGGAGGATAAAGCATTTACGGCGTTGGGAGTACTTCTAATTATAAAAAGTCCCCAAAGTGCGATGGTGTCACTAGAtggcctatctagtgttaaTGGAActcactcgctgtctctctgtaggtgtgtgtgtgtgggaggtgttCGGGAGGTGAAAACATTCGGGATAACACCTTGTTGAAGTGTTGCCGAATATGGGGTTTGTATTCAACGCCCTCCctaatacgcacacacacacaaacacgaacacgcacacactcacacattctgaGGTAAGATGAGGTCACAGGTAAGCTACCTTTCACTCTTGAGCTGTGCAAATCGTTTCCTGATGTCGTCGACAGTCACTTCGAAGAACTCATCTGGCAGATCCTCTCTGTTGTCACGGCGACGGGCTACAGCATCCATGTGGTACAGCAAGGGCTCCCTTTCCAAAGGCTGGGGGCCAAACACAGCTTGTTTTGGTCAGGTTTCTTTAGGTGTTTTGGTCTGGGTTAGTGTTGGGTGAATCCCATTGGTGTTGAGACTTGTGTGGTGAGTTTTGGGGAAGTGTCACGTGGTGCAGGTTTGGTTTGAGTGGTGTTGAGTGAATCTGATTGgcgttgtgttgtttttggtggTATTGGGTGGTGCAGGTTTGGTTAACTGATAGTGTTTGGCGATTCTGATTGGTGTTGGGGTACTTTGGGTGGTGTTAGGTGATCGAGGCTGATTACAGCTCAGGGCTCCTCCTCCAACGCCATGGCACTctttgaaccccccccccccccccccgaccacaTCATAGAGTCCGGGAGGCGTGGTCACGGGCACGGCCAATGGCCCGGTCTCAgcgcccccccctcacctccagaAACTCCTCCCCGTGTCCCGCAGTCCTCTCTGCGGGCCGGGCGGCGTCTGCACGCtggaagggagagaaaaggagaatgCGTAGATTACCCAAGTGCCTCGGGGGAGAGGGCGCTACTGCAGATTACACGCTCCGCTCCTCTACACTGGACCTCAGAGCAGGAGACGCAGCACAGGAATGAGACACAGCGCGGGCAGGAGACGCAGCGCGAGCAGGAGACGCAGCGCGAGCAGGAGACGCAGGCAGGAGACGCAGCCTCACCCCAGCCTCACCGCAGCCTCACCGCAGCCTCATCCCAGCCTCACCGCAGCCTCACTGCAGCCTCACCCCAGCCTCACCCCAGCCTCACCCCAGTCTCACCCCAGCCTCACCCCAGCCTCACTGCAGCCTCACCCCAGCCTCACTCCTGCCTCACCCCAGCCTCACCCCAGCCTCACTCCTGCCTCACCCCAGCCTCACCCCAGCCTCACCGCAGCCTCACCCCAGCCTCACCCCAGCCTCACTCCTGCCTCACCCCAGCCTCACCCCAGCCTCACCGCAGCCTCACCCCAGCCTCACCCCAGCCTCACCCCAGCCTCACTCCAGCCTCACTGCAGCCTCACCCCAGCCTCACTGCAGCCTCACTCCAGCCTCACCGCAGCCTCACCGCATCCTCACCGCAGCCTCACCCCAGCCTCACCCCAGCCTCACCCCAGCCTCACTGCAGCCTCACCCCAGCCTCACTCCTGCCTCACCCCAGCCTCACCCCAGCCTCACTCCTGCCTCACCCCAGCCTCACCCCAGCCTCACCGCAGCCTCACCCCAGCCTCACCCCAGCCTCACTGCAGCCTCACCCCAGCCTCACTGCAGCCTCACCCCAGCCTCACCGCAGCTCCCTGTCAGAGACACAGGGGCTTAAAAAAGCTCCTCACTCAGAGAGGGCTGCCTGGAGGAGAGCGCTTTATAGACTGTGAGGGACGATCTGAAGTCAGCCTCGGTTGGGCTGGCCAAGGACAAGGgccgaccaatcacagcagcaaGATAGAAGCAGAGCCAATCCGTGCTTCAGAGAGAAGTGACACTACAGCCACTTTCATTAAATCAGTTCTCGTGTGGGGAGGGGATCTGAGAGGTCAGAGGGAGAGGCTGCGAGagaagtgggaggggctgagagGTTAGTGGAAGGAGCTAAGAGTCCCTGATAGGTAAGTGAGAGGGGCTGATAggtcagtgggaggggctgataGGTTAGTTGGAGGGGCTGATAGGTCAGTGGGAGAGGCTGATAGGTTAGTGGGAGGGGCAGAAAGGTCAGTGGGATGGGCTGAGAGGTTAGTGTGAGGGGCAGAAAGGTCAGTGGGAGGGGATGATAGGTtagtgggaggggctgagagGGTAGTGGGAGGAGCTGATAGGTTAGTGGGAGGGGTTGAGAGGGTAGTGGGAGGAGCTGATAGGTtagtgggaggggctgagagggtagtgggaggggctgacaggttagtgggaggggctgacaggttagtgggaggggctgagagGTTAGTGGGAGGGACTGAAAggtcagtgggaggggctgataggtcagtgggaggggctaaGAGGGTAGTGGGAGGAGCTGATAggtcagtgggaggggctgataggttagtgggaggggctgagagGGTCGTGGGAGGAGCTGATAGGTTAGTAAGAGGGGCTGATAggtcagtgggaggggctgagagggtagtgggaggggctgataggttagtgggaggggctgagagggtagtgggaggggctgacaggttagtgggaggggctgagagGGTAGTGGGAGGCGCTGAGAGGCTAGTGGGAGGGGCTGATAGGTtagtgggaggggctgagagGGTAGTGGGAGGGGCTGATAGGCTAGTGGAAGGGGCTGAGAGGGTAGTGGGAGGGGCTGACAggtcagtgggaggggctgacaggttagtgggaggggctgagagggcagtgggaggggctgataggctagtgggaggggctgagagggtagtgggaggggctgataggtcagtgggaggggctgagagggtagtgggaggggctgagagggtagtgggaggggctgataggctagtgggaggggctgagagGGTAGTGGGAAGGGCTGATAggtcagtgggaggggctgagagGGTGACGAACCTTGGCATCGCTGCTGGGCTTGTGCTTCTTGGCTTCGGGGGGTCCCACAGGTCCCCCAGGTAAGGAGCTGTAGTTTGGGGAGGCCTCCCCCTTTATCCCCAGGCCTGGCCCAAGGTGTCCTCCGAGCCGCTGGCCACCCCCTGAAAAGGGGACGAAgttggggggcgtggcctgggtGGGACGGGTCCTGCTGGGGCCGGGGGGCGTGTCCTGGCTGGGGCGGGTCCTGCTGGGGCCGGGGGGCGTGTCCTGGCTGGGGCGGGTCCCGCTGGGACCGgggcgctcctcctcctcctcctgctggctCCGTACCGGCCGAGTTTTGGGGCGCACCGTCTGCTGGGGCTCCAGGTCCCCGTCACCTTCCTCTCTGACTGGGCAGGGccctgagggggcggggctctgagggggcggggccacagaCGCCAGGGGCTCTGGGTGTGGCTCCGGCGTTGGGCCACACTCTGAGGAGGTctggggggattctgggatttCTTCCGTTGCCCCGGCGgccgtctccatggagacccCATCCCCGGGGGATCTGGTCTTTTTTAGAACATACCTGTGCAGAAGGAGGAGACGTTCGTAGAGAAGCTGCTCTCAGCCAATGGGAAAACgctgtgggagggaggggacaCACCCACCTGACGATAGCGCTCCCCCCGGTCAGGCCCAGGGACTTTAGCGTGGTCTGCTTTAGCGGCTCCACCCCAGCGACCTGCAGGAGAACACCCATGAGCCGCCATCGCAAAGTGCAGGAGAACAGggctaaaaaaaacccaatataACTGCTacaaaaaaagttacttaaaataaaacattatttcagtgGATCGTTTATTCCCTAGATGCTTTTTAGCTAGGTGTTTGTTAGGCTGAGGCAGTGGGGGTGTATGGAGCTGTTAGCGGTGGTGCTAGGTGTTTGTTAGACTGAGGCAGTGGGGGTGGATAGAGCTGTTAGCGGTGGGGCTAGGTGTTTGTTAGGCTGAGGCAGTGGGGTGTAAAGAGCTGTTAGAGGTGAGGCTAGGTGTTTGTTAGGCTGAGGCAGTGGGGTGTAAAGAGCTGTTAGCGGTGAGGCTAGGTGTTTGTTAGGCTGAGGCAGTGGGGTGTATAGAGCTGTTAGCGGTGAGGCTAGGTGTTTGTTAGGCTGAGGCAGTGGGGTGTAAAGAGCTGTTAGAGGTGAGGCTAGGTGTTTGTTAGGCTGAGGCAGTGGCAGTTTATGGAGCTGTTAGCGGTGGGGCTAGGTGTTTGTTAGGCTGTGGCAGTGGGGTGTATAGAGCTGTTAGCGGTGGGGCTAGGTGTTTGTTAGGCTGTGGCAGTGGGGGTGTATAGAGCTGTTAGCGGTGGGGCTAGGTGTTTGTTAGGCTGTGGCAGAGGGGTGTATAGAGCTGTTAGCGGTGAGGCTAGGTGTTTGTTAGGCTGTTTCAGTGGGGTGTATAGAGCTGTTAGCGGTGGGGCTAGGTGTTTGTTAGGCTGTTTCAGTGGGGTGTATAGAGCTGTTAGCAGTGGGGCTAGGTGTTTGTTAGGCTGTGGCAGTGGGGTGTATGGAGCTGTTAGCGGTGGGGCTAGGTGTTTTTAGGGTGTGTATCTGTGACCCACCTCGTCCCTCAT
Protein-coding sequences here:
- the aspscr1 gene encoding tether containing UBX domain for GLUT4 — encoded protein: MAASSTAVTVLAPNGRRQTVKISHSTPLLQVLDDVCKKQGFCPDDYDLKFQRTVLDLSQQWRFASLPNNAKLEMVPSTRQRSGAESRVRIALQLEDGSRVQDSFSSAQTLWELINHFPQTRVLELQLCEATPLCIYMRDEVAGVEPLKQTTLKSLGLTGGSAIVRYVLKKTRSPGDGVSMETAAGATEEIPESPQTSSECGPTPEPHPEPLASVAPPPQSPAPSGPCPVREEGDGDLEPQQTVRPKTRPVRSQQEEEEERPGPSGTRPSQDTPPGPSRTRPSQDTPPGPSRTRPTQATPPNFVPFSGGGQRLGGHLGPGLGIKGEASPNYSSLPGGPVGPPEAKKHKPSSDAKRADAARPAERTAGHGEEFLEPLEREPLLYHMDAVARRRDNREDLPDEFFEVTVDDIRKRFAQLKSERKLLEEAPLMTKALRESRMREKIERYPKVVVRIQFPDRHVLQGFFRPLETVGALKQYVRSHLADPHQSFYLFIAPPKSTLDDPTVTLFQANLFPAALIYFGSDVQTDSYLQRQLLESSVSALQADEAIADCMPRSPTSSSASLVPEDSFPPPVDSHEPANQQGLEEPPPPPQPDSQAAPPVRTDSSKVPKWLKLPGKK